The following are from one region of the Qipengyuania flava genome:
- the tpiA gene encoding triose-phosphate isomerase, with amino-acid sequence MAERPYIVGNWKMNGTRAMLSEARAIDRAAQRYMKVEVAVAPPYTLIHAVHREAEQIGVGAQDCHAGPEGAHTGDINASMVADAGAKFVILGHSERRQDHGETNKLINEKIESALEAGLRVILCCGETLETRDAGDAETFVLRQLKSALASFEDPAERLTIAYEPIWAIGTGRTATTEDIAAMHGAIRELLDKTYGEEVSAQVRILYGGSVKPENAREILSTPEVGGALVGGASLTAESFLGIVVGASESDEA; translated from the coding sequence ATGGCCGAACGGCCCTACATCGTCGGAAACTGGAAAATGAACGGCACGCGCGCCATGCTCAGCGAAGCGCGCGCGATCGACCGTGCCGCACAGCGGTACATGAAGGTCGAGGTTGCCGTCGCTCCGCCTTACACCCTGATTCACGCTGTCCACCGCGAGGCGGAGCAGATCGGCGTGGGCGCCCAGGATTGCCATGCCGGTCCCGAAGGCGCGCACACGGGCGACATTAACGCCTCGATGGTGGCCGACGCCGGCGCGAAATTCGTCATCCTCGGTCATAGCGAGCGCCGCCAGGACCATGGCGAGACGAACAAACTGATCAACGAAAAGATCGAATCGGCTCTCGAAGCCGGTCTGCGCGTCATTCTGTGCTGCGGCGAGACGCTAGAAACCCGTGACGCGGGCGATGCCGAGACTTTCGTGCTGCGCCAGCTCAAGTCGGCGCTGGCCTCGTTCGAGGATCCGGCCGAACGCCTGACCATCGCCTACGAGCCCATCTGGGCGATCGGCACCGGCCGCACGGCCACGACCGAGGATATCGCCGCCATGCACGGGGCTATCCGCGAGCTGCTCGACAAGACCTACGGCGAGGAAGTCTCTGCGCAGGTCCGCATTCTCTACGGCGGATCGGTGAAGCCGGAGAACGCCCGCGAGATCCTTTCGACCCCGGAAGTCGGCGGTGCGCTGGTGGGCGGGGCAAGCCTCACGGCCGAGAGCTTTCTCGGCATCGTAGTCGGCGCTTCGGAATCCGACGAGGCGTAA
- the grxC gene encoding glutaredoxin 3: protein MSQPKVDIYTKFGCPYCVRAKRLLDQKGADYTEFDITMGGPKRDEMRERAPNAMTVPQIFIGETHVGGSDDLAALEREGKLDALLEG, encoded by the coding sequence ATGAGCCAGCCCAAGGTCGATATCTACACCAAGTTCGGTTGCCCCTACTGCGTGCGGGCCAAGCGCCTGCTCGACCAGAAGGGGGCGGATTACACCGAATTCGACATCACCATGGGCGGCCCGAAGCGCGACGAGATGCGCGAGCGCGCGCCCAACGCGATGACCGTGCCCCAGATTTTCATTGGCGAGACGCATGTCGGCGGGTCGGACGATCTCGCCGCGCTGGAACGCGAGGGCAAGCTCGACGCGCTGCTGGAAGGCTGA
- a CDS encoding CTP synthase — protein sequence MARYIFITGGVVSSLGKGLMAASLAALLQARGYKVRIRKFDPYLNVDPGTMSPYQHGEVYVTDDGAETDLDLGHYERFTGVSAHQGDNITSGRIYQDIIAKERRGDYLGATVQVVPHVTDEIKAFALAGQDDHDFILCEIGGTVGDIEGLPFMEAIRQLRNELEPWQTLSVHVTLVPYIAAAGELKTKPTQHSVRELASLGIKPDVLLCRAEHPIPDGERQKIANFCNVRKEAVIPALDAPSIYSVPLQYHGEGLDTEVLRAFGITDAPEPDLSRWYDVVDRHSNPDGEVTIGVVGKYVGLQDAYKSLNEALVHGGMAHRVKVNIKWIDAEIFEGDEADIAAKLEPMHGILVPGGFGERGSEGKIASVRFARERKVPFLGICLGMQMACIEAARSAGFDEASSTEFGETKEPVVGIITEWMTEEGLQTREAGGDLGGTMRLGAYDAKLAANSHVSSIYGGDTMISERHRHRYEVNGKYIDPLEKQGLIFSGMSPDGLLPEIVERPDHPWFVGVQFHPELKSKPFDPHPLFAGFVGAALEQARLV from the coding sequence ATGGCGCGGTATATATTCATAACCGGCGGCGTGGTCTCCTCGCTTGGCAAAGGTCTCATGGCAGCATCGCTCGCTGCCCTCCTCCAGGCGCGTGGCTACAAGGTCCGCATTCGGAAATTCGACCCCTATCTCAACGTCGATCCTGGTACGATGAGCCCGTATCAGCATGGCGAGGTCTATGTGACTGACGACGGGGCGGAAACCGACCTCGACCTTGGCCACTACGAACGCTTCACCGGCGTGAGCGCCCACCAGGGCGACAACATCACCTCGGGGCGCATCTACCAGGACATCATCGCCAAGGAACGCCGCGGCGACTACCTCGGTGCGACCGTCCAGGTGGTTCCCCATGTGACCGACGAGATCAAGGCCTTCGCCCTTGCCGGACAGGACGACCATGATTTCATCCTGTGCGAGATCGGCGGCACGGTGGGCGACATCGAGGGCCTGCCTTTCATGGAAGCCATCCGTCAGCTCAGGAACGAGCTCGAACCCTGGCAGACGCTGAGCGTCCACGTGACGCTGGTGCCCTATATCGCGGCCGCGGGCGAGCTGAAGACCAAGCCGACGCAGCACTCTGTGCGCGAACTCGCCAGCCTGGGAATCAAGCCCGACGTGCTGCTGTGCCGCGCCGAGCACCCGATCCCCGATGGTGAGCGCCAGAAGATCGCCAACTTCTGTAACGTGCGCAAGGAAGCGGTCATTCCGGCGCTCGATGCGCCGTCGATCTATTCCGTCCCGCTGCAGTATCACGGCGAAGGTCTCGACACCGAAGTGCTGCGCGCCTTCGGCATCACCGACGCGCCCGAGCCCGACCTGTCGCGCTGGTATGATGTGGTCGACCGCCACTCGAACCCCGATGGCGAGGTCACCATCGGCGTGGTCGGCAAGTATGTCGGCCTTCAGGACGCCTACAAGTCCCTGAACGAAGCGCTGGTCCACGGCGGCATGGCTCACCGGGTCAAGGTCAACATCAAGTGGATCGACGCCGAGATCTTCGAAGGCGACGAAGCCGACATCGCCGCCAAGCTCGAACCGATGCACGGCATTCTCGTGCCCGGCGGCTTCGGCGAGCGCGGCAGCGAAGGCAAAATCGCCTCGGTCCGCTTTGCACGCGAACGCAAGGTGCCATTCCTCGGCATTTGCCTCGGCATGCAGATGGCCTGCATCGAGGCCGCGCGTTCGGCGGGCTTCGACGAGGCGAGCTCCACCGAGTTCGGCGAGACGAAGGAACCGGTTGTCGGCATCATTACCGAATGGATGACCGAAGAGGGGCTCCAGACCCGCGAGGCGGGCGGCGACCTTGGCGGGACCATGCGGCTTGGCGCCTATGATGCGAAGCTTGCGGCGAACAGCCACGTATCGAGCATCTATGGCGGCGACACGATGATCTCGGAACGCCACCGCCACCGCTACGAGGTGAACGGGAAATACATCGACCCGCTGGAAAAGCAGGGCCTGATCTTTTCGGGCATGTCGCCGGACGGCCTGCTGCCGGAGATCGTGGAGCGGCCTGACCACCCATGGTTCGTTGGCGTGCAGTTCCATCCCGAGCTCAAGTCCAAGCCCTTCGACCCGCATCCCTTGTTTGCCGGATTCGTCGGCGCTGCTCTCGAGCAAGCACGCCTGGTCTGA
- a CDS encoding Hsp20 family protein, which produces MNRMDLTPFRRSTVGFDRVFDLMERQARNAGGDNYPPFNIERRGDDDYRITLAVAGFRAGDLDITAQQNLLVVTGRKRDELAEGEMLHIGIANRGFERRFELADYVRVENADLADGLLVIDLVREVPEAMKPKKIAIGGQKLEVVKDDEGDGSKAA; this is translated from the coding sequence ATGAACCGTATGGATCTTACCCCCTTCCGTCGCTCCACCGTCGGTTTCGACCGTGTTTTCGACCTGATGGAACGCCAGGCGCGCAACGCCGGCGGCGACAACTACCCCCCGTTCAACATCGAGCGCCGCGGCGACGACGACTACCGCATCACTCTTGCGGTGGCCGGATTCCGCGCCGGTGATCTCGACATCACCGCCCAGCAGAACCTGCTGGTCGTGACCGGCCGCAAGCGCGATGAGCTGGCCGAAGGCGAGATGCTGCACATTGGCATCGCCAACCGCGGCTTCGAACGCCGTTTCGAGCTGGCCGACTACGTCCGCGTCGAGAACGCCGACCTTGCCGATGGCCTGCTGGTCATCGATCTGGTGCGCGAAGTACCGGAAGCCATGAAGCCGAAGAAGATCGCTATCGGCGGTCAGAAGCTCGAAGTCGTCAAGGATGACGAAGGCGACGGCAGCAAGGCTGCCTGA
- a CDS encoding MFS transporter: MNAPPLLTRGQEFALAVAAAVVTANAYYIHPIIGDVAQHFEVSDARIGLVPALNQLALAVGILLLLPLGDRFSNKRLTILFAAGQTVSLALMTFSAGFAGFVAGSTLLGFFTIAPYLLPAYASKRVAPERLGQVTALLTAGVIFGILVARVGAGVVAEVYGWRAVYWIATGLMLAVTIALPWLMQSGERSDVRTPYLALVFSVFPLIRQHREILLSGAIQGLNFAQFIALWLALALYLTSPQMGYGTDDVGYLAAIAAVSIFSTPRLGRWSDRVGPRTARLVFALVQLAGISLFWFLSSNIWWLLIPLVLVNTVGPGIDVTGRMTFLSLQPDLRTRLTTIYVVLMFIGGGLGSLAATWVYDTYGWGGTCVLLAGMSVLLTCLAAVSRRFGR; encoded by the coding sequence TTGAACGCTCCGCCGCTTCTCACGCGAGGCCAGGAATTCGCGCTCGCTGTCGCGGCGGCAGTGGTCACGGCCAACGCTTATTACATCCACCCCATCATCGGGGATGTGGCGCAGCATTTCGAAGTATCGGACGCGCGCATCGGACTGGTGCCGGCGCTAAACCAGCTGGCGCTTGCGGTCGGCATCCTGCTGCTCCTTCCGCTTGGTGACCGCTTCTCCAACAAACGCCTGACCATCCTGTTTGCCGCGGGGCAGACAGTATCGCTGGCGTTGATGACCTTCTCGGCGGGGTTCGCAGGCTTCGTCGCCGGTTCGACGCTCCTCGGCTTCTTCACCATCGCGCCCTATCTGCTGCCCGCCTACGCCTCGAAACGGGTTGCGCCGGAACGGCTCGGGCAGGTCACTGCCCTACTCACCGCCGGCGTGATCTTCGGCATCCTCGTCGCCCGGGTGGGCGCTGGTGTTGTTGCAGAGGTCTACGGCTGGCGAGCGGTCTACTGGATCGCGACCGGACTGATGCTGGCCGTGACGATCGCCCTGCCCTGGCTCATGCAGTCGGGAGAACGCTCGGATGTTCGAACGCCGTACCTGGCACTCGTATTCTCGGTCTTTCCGCTGATTCGCCAGCACCGCGAGATCCTGCTTTCGGGCGCAATCCAGGGGCTCAACTTCGCGCAGTTCATCGCCTTGTGGCTGGCGCTCGCGCTGTATCTCACAAGCCCGCAAATGGGCTATGGGACGGACGACGTTGGATATCTCGCAGCCATTGCCGCGGTAAGCATTTTCTCGACCCCGCGCCTGGGGAGGTGGTCCGACCGGGTCGGGCCGCGCACGGCACGGCTTGTGTTTGCGCTGGTCCAGCTGGCGGGGATCAGCCTGTTCTGGTTCCTGTCGTCGAACATCTGGTGGCTGCTCATTCCCCTGGTGCTGGTGAACACGGTTGGGCCCGGCATCGACGTGACCGGGCGCATGACCTTCCTTTCGCTACAGCCGGACCTGCGCACGCGGCTGACCACGATCTATGTGGTCCTGATGTTCATCGGTGGCGGCCTGGGAAGCCTCGCCGCGACCTGGGTCTATGACACCTATGGCTGGGGCGGAACCTGTGTCTTGCTGGCGGGGATGTCCGTCCTGCTAACCTGCTTGGCCGCGGTCTCCCGGCGTTTTGGCCGCTGA
- a CDS encoding peptidylprolyl isomerase: protein MFKFFRNFFKTKIGLAIALAFLGLIALAFASADVSSTGTFGGIAGGDRVAVVGDEKISTADLVRGTNNSIDRVRQEQPTITMQTFLREGGLDIALDALIDRAALTGFARQYGIRAGDNLVNSEIRMIPAFRGPDGNFSEDTYRQSLAIQRITDAQVREDLGIGLLSQQVLIPASFGATVPDRLAERYAQLFLERRQGSIALLPAASYAPTGEADAAVVRKYYDDNRDLFVRPERRTIRFATFDSEALGDRIEPTEAEIAARYERDDEQYAASETRNFTQIIVPTEAAANSIRDRVIAGGSFEQIAREAGLRAAPVTDVDREGLSSQASPAVAAAYFAANRGAMTTPARSPLGWHVARIDSIDTRAARTLAQVRGEITDTLREEKRVRGLADLATEIEEQLSDGATLAEVADELDLELTTTAPALADGRLFETPQQTLPQVLAPALATAFQMDEEEPEIAPVNGGQTYLVYEVTAITEAAVAPFSEVEEAAEFRWRAAEGMKAAQAAAERVIGRLDKGQTIAAALSAEEVRVPPAQAIDMTREDLARQREQRIPPPIALLFSMAEGTNKKLEAANSAGFFVVRVDDIAMDDIDEDNPLIAQAKRQMGPLLGEEYAQQLRTAMREELGVSRNPSAIEAVRKQLLGN, encoded by the coding sequence ATGTTCAAGTTTTTCCGCAATTTCTTTAAGACAAAGATCGGTCTTGCCATTGCGCTTGCCTTTCTCGGCCTGATCGCCCTCGCCTTCGCCAGCGCGGATGTTTCGAGCACCGGTACCTTTGGCGGCATTGCCGGAGGAGACCGGGTGGCCGTGGTCGGCGATGAAAAGATCTCGACCGCCGATCTTGTACGCGGGACGAACAATTCGATCGATCGCGTCCGCCAGGAACAGCCGACCATCACAATGCAGACGTTCCTGCGCGAAGGCGGCCTCGACATCGCGCTCGACGCGCTGATCGATCGCGCCGCGCTGACGGGATTTGCCCGCCAGTACGGGATTCGGGCAGGCGACAACCTGGTGAACAGCGAAATTCGCATGATCCCGGCGTTCCGCGGCCCGGATGGCAACTTCTCCGAAGATACCTACCGTCAGTCGCTGGCGATCCAGCGCATCACCGATGCGCAGGTCCGCGAAGACCTCGGGATCGGCCTGCTCTCGCAACAAGTCCTCATCCCGGCCAGCTTCGGCGCGACCGTGCCGGACCGCCTCGCCGAACGCTACGCCCAGCTGTTCCTCGAGCGCCGCCAAGGCTCGATCGCCCTGCTTCCGGCTGCCTCCTATGCCCCGACAGGCGAGGCCGATGCGGCAGTCGTTCGCAAGTATTACGACGACAACCGCGACCTGTTCGTGCGCCCCGAACGCCGCACGATCCGCTTCGCGACCTTCGATTCGGAAGCCCTTGGTGACCGGATCGAACCGACCGAGGCCGAAATCGCCGCCCGCTACGAGCGCGACGACGAACAATACGCGGCCAGCGAAACCCGCAATTTCACACAGATCATCGTCCCGACCGAAGCTGCGGCCAATTCGATCCGCGACCGCGTGATCGCAGGCGGCTCGTTCGAGCAGATCGCTCGTGAGGCCGGCTTGCGCGCAGCTCCCGTCACCGATGTCGATCGCGAGGGTCTCTCCTCGCAGGCCTCGCCGGCGGTTGCCGCAGCCTATTTCGCCGCCAATCGCGGCGCCATGACGACCCCGGCGCGCAGCCCGCTTGGCTGGCATGTCGCGCGGATCGATTCGATCGATACGCGCGCTGCCCGCACGCTGGCACAGGTCCGCGGCGAGATCACCGACACACTGCGCGAGGAAAAGCGCGTGCGCGGCCTTGCCGATCTCGCGACCGAGATCGAGGAACAGCTTTCCGACGGCGCAACCCTCGCTGAAGTGGCTGACGAGCTTGACCTCGAACTCACCACCACCGCTCCGGCGCTGGCCGACGGCCGCCTGTTCGAAACCCCGCAGCAGACTCTGCCGCAGGTGCTCGCCCCGGCTCTCGCCACCGCGTTCCAGATGGACGAGGAAGAGCCCGAAATCGCGCCGGTCAACGGCGGCCAGACCTATCTCGTCTACGAAGTGACCGCGATCACTGAAGCGGCCGTTGCGCCCTTCAGCGAGGTCGAGGAAGCGGCCGAGTTCCGCTGGCGCGCCGCCGAGGGCATGAAAGCCGCACAGGCCGCTGCAGAGCGCGTGATCGGCCGTCTGGACAAGGGTCAGACCATTGCGGCAGCCCTGTCGGCCGAAGAAGTCCGGGTGCCGCCCGCCCAGGCAATCGACATGACCCGCGAGGACCTTGCCCGCCAGCGCGAACAGCGCATCCCGCCGCCGATCGCCCTGCTCTTCAGCATGGCCGAAGGCACCAACAAGAAGCTCGAAGCCGCCAACAGCGCAGGGTTCTTCGTGGTCCGTGTCGACGACATCGCGATGGACGATATCGACGAAGACAACCCGCTGATCGCGCAGGCCAAGCGCCAGATGGGCCCCCTGCTCGGCGAGGAATACGCCCAGCAGCTGCGCACCGCCATGCGCGAAGAGCTCGGCGTGTCGCGCAACCCCTCGGCGATCGAGGCGGTTCGCAAGCAGCTCCTCGGCAACTGA
- a CDS encoding phosphodiester glycosidase family protein — translation MRALALSLALLALTACEAQPEGEPVARARIDGQPMANAPSQAPSATPTPTPTPTLASARESACRSIIFEDTPLTHCLAVPSRHSIAMELGPQGRPYRSLSSFAAASDPATIAFAMNAGMYDEEGLPIGYFVRDAERLKTLNTADGIGNFHMKPNGVFYGTDGEWVVRSTDSFLANVTERPQFGTQSGPMLVIDGAIHPEISRDGPSRLVRNAVGVDDTGRAHFVISNAPISFGKLARFYKDELEVKNALFLDGNVSLLWNPATDRLDTGAPIGPIVVVKKKAS, via the coding sequence GTGAGGGCGCTCGCTCTCTCGCTCGCGCTGCTGGCGCTGACAGCCTGCGAGGCCCAGCCCGAAGGCGAACCGGTCGCGCGCGCGCGGATCGACGGGCAGCCGATGGCAAACGCGCCGTCGCAAGCTCCCAGCGCCACCCCGACACCGACGCCCACACCGACGCTCGCCAGCGCACGGGAAAGCGCCTGCCGCTCGATTATCTTTGAGGATACTCCCCTAACCCATTGTCTTGCCGTGCCTTCGCGTCACAGCATCGCAATGGAGCTTGGGCCCCAGGGTCGCCCCTACCGCAGCCTTTCCTCCTTCGCCGCCGCCAGCGACCCGGCCACGATCGCCTTTGCGATGAACGCGGGCATGTATGACGAAGAGGGCCTGCCGATCGGCTATTTCGTGCGCGATGCGGAGCGGCTGAAAACGCTGAACACGGCCGATGGCATTGGCAATTTCCATATGAAACCGAACGGCGTGTTTTACGGCACCGATGGCGAATGGGTTGTGCGGTCGACCGACAGCTTCCTCGCCAATGTCACCGAACGCCCGCAGTTCGGCACGCAGTCCGGCCCGATGCTGGTGATCGACGGGGCCATCCATCCCGAGATCAGCCGCGACGGCCCTTCCCGCCTCGTGCGCAACGCGGTTGGCGTCGATGACACCGGCCGCGCGCATTTCGTCATTTCCAACGCGCCGATTTCTTTCGGCAAGCTCGCCCGCTTCTACAAGGACGAGCTCGAGGTGAAGAACGCCCTGTTCCTCGACGGCAACGTATCGCTGCTGTGGAACCCGGCCACCGACCGCCTCGATACCGGCGCCCCCATCGGCCCTATCGTGGTCGTGAAGAAGAAAGCCTCCTGA
- the trpE gene encoding anthranilate synthase component I encodes MDTGLKGVDRARRALADGRPALVWREVVADTETPVGAALKLFKEGRGDFLLESVEGGEVRGRYSLIGLDPDLVFRATGETAAINSRWQHDRDAFEDCEGSTLESLRALVDSCRCFVPEELPPALACLVGHFGYETIGLVEKLPRPEESPLALPDMLFVRPTVLLVVDRLSDALFCIAPVWTDGTIERAGERIDEVLRKLAAPAHGSPVHAPDHPEPSLAPTMPASDYEAMVLKAKEYIEAGDIFQVVLAQRFTSPFSLPPMALYRALRRVNPSPFLYFLDMPGFAIVGSSPEILVRVRDGDVTIRPIAGTRPRGATPAEDRLAESELLSDPKERAEHLMLLDLGRNDVGRVAESGSVTVTESFTVERYSHVMHIVSNVTGRLDPSRDAIDALFAGFPAGTVSGAPKVRACEIIAELEPATRGAYAGGVGYFAPDGSVDSCIVLRTAVVKDGVMHVQAGAGIVADSDPAYEQRECEAKAGALIAAAKEAVRLAREPQFGQ; translated from the coding sequence TTGGACACGGGTCTCAAGGGCGTTGATCGGGCGCGCCGCGCACTGGCGGATGGGCGACCCGCGCTCGTCTGGCGCGAAGTCGTTGCCGATACCGAAACACCGGTCGGCGCCGCGCTCAAGCTCTTCAAGGAAGGCCGCGGCGATTTCCTGCTGGAATCGGTGGAAGGCGGAGAGGTGCGTGGGCGGTACAGCCTGATCGGGCTCGACCCCGACCTGGTCTTCCGCGCCACCGGCGAAACAGCCGCGATCAACAGCCGCTGGCAGCACGACCGCGATGCTTTCGAGGATTGCGAGGGATCGACGCTCGAAAGCCTGCGCGCGCTAGTCGATTCCTGCCGCTGCTTTGTGCCTGAAGAGCTTCCGCCGGCCCTCGCCTGCTTGGTCGGGCATTTCGGCTACGAGACCATCGGCCTCGTCGAGAAGCTCCCCCGACCGGAGGAAAGCCCGCTTGCGCTGCCCGATATGCTGTTCGTGCGGCCGACGGTCCTCCTGGTCGTCGACCGGCTCAGCGATGCGCTCTTCTGTATTGCGCCGGTGTGGACGGACGGGACCATCGAACGCGCAGGTGAGCGGATCGACGAGGTCCTGCGCAAGCTTGCCGCACCAGCACACGGCAGCCCGGTCCATGCACCAGACCATCCCGAGCCTTCCCTCGCCCCCACCATGCCGGCGAGCGACTACGAAGCCATGGTTCTCAAAGCCAAGGAGTACATCGAGGCGGGCGACATCTTCCAGGTCGTGCTCGCGCAGCGCTTCACCTCGCCGTTCAGCCTGCCGCCCATGGCGCTCTACCGGGCGCTGAGGCGCGTGAACCCTTCGCCCTTCCTCTACTTCCTCGACATGCCGGGCTTTGCGATCGTGGGCTCGAGCCCCGAAATCCTCGTCCGGGTACGCGACGGAGACGTGACGATCCGACCGATTGCCGGCACAAGGCCGCGCGGCGCGACGCCGGCCGAGGATCGGCTCGCCGAGAGCGAGCTCCTGTCCGACCCGAAAGAGCGGGCCGAGCACTTGATGCTGCTCGACCTTGGGCGCAACGATGTCGGCCGCGTGGCCGAATCCGGCTCCGTTACCGTCACCGAGAGCTTCACTGTGGAGCGCTACAGCCACGTCATGCATATCGTCAGCAACGTCACCGGACGGCTCGATCCCTCGCGCGATGCCATCGATGCGCTGTTCGCCGGTTTCCCTGCGGGCACGGTCAGCGGCGCCCCCAAGGTGCGCGCCTGCGAGATCATTGCCGAGCTCGAACCGGCCACGCGCGGCGCCTATGCCGGCGGCGTCGGCTATTTTGCGCCCGATGGCTCGGTCGACAGCTGCATCGTACTGCGCACGGCGGTGGTGAAGGACGGGGTCATGCACGTGCAGGCGGGCGCAGGGATCGTTGCCGACAGCGACCCGGCCTATGAACAGCGCGAATGCGAAGCCAAGGCCGGCGCTCTGATCGCGGCCGCAAAGGAAGCGGTGCGCCTCGCGCGCGAACCGCAGTTCGGCCAGTGA
- the secG gene encoding preprotein translocase subunit SecG has protein sequence MFLFLTVVQAIVAAALVGVILMQRSEGGGLGIGGSPSGMLSARGAADFLTRSTKWLAVLFVLLSIALAAVAVDTTGGDAIESTLDRNVAPAAPADPLGPATTGEAAPAGDDPLADVAQ, from the coding sequence ATGTTCCTCTTCCTTACCGTCGTCCAGGCGATTGTCGCAGCCGCGCTTGTCGGCGTCATCCTGATGCAGCGCAGCGAAGGCGGCGGCCTTGGCATTGGCGGCAGCCCCTCGGGCATGCTCAGCGCGCGCGGTGCGGCTGACTTCCTGACCCGCTCGACCAAGTGGCTGGCGGTGCTGTTCGTCCTGCTGTCGATCGCGCTGGCTGCAGTTGCGGTGGACACGACCGGCGGTGACGCTATCGAATCGACGCTGGATCGCAATGTCGCGCCTGCGGCACCGGCTGATCCGCTCGGTCCGGCAACCACTGGCGAAGCCGCTCCTGCCGGGGACGATCCGCTGGCTGACGTCGCCCAATAA
- a CDS encoding carbon-nitrogen hydrolase family protein — MPAIAVLQMTSGIDPEANASTLVSAVEEAARGGAAMLFTPEMSGLLDRNRTRAAGSIKPESEAVALAQVRDAAAKAGLWVSLGSLAVETPEGRWANRAFVIAPDGTIAARYDKIHMFDVDLASGESWRESNAYAAGSQVVTIERTPVGRLGLSVCYDIRFPALFEALGRAGCDCLAIPAAFTVPTGRAHWHVMQRARAIEASAFVVAAAQVGAHEDGRETYGHSLVVDPWGEVVLDMGGADSGLGFCDVDLGRIAEVRAQVPSLANKREIAK; from the coding sequence ATGCCCGCAATCGCCGTCTTGCAGATGACTTCGGGCATCGATCCCGAGGCCAACGCGAGCACGCTGGTGTCAGCCGTGGAAGAAGCGGCGCGTGGCGGGGCGGCGATGCTGTTCACGCCCGAGATGTCGGGACTGCTCGACCGCAACCGGACACGCGCTGCGGGCTCGATCAAGCCGGAATCCGAGGCGGTCGCTCTGGCGCAAGTCCGCGACGCGGCGGCCAAGGCAGGATTGTGGGTTTCGCTCGGGTCTTTGGCCGTCGAAACACCCGAAGGCCGCTGGGCAAACCGCGCCTTCGTCATCGCGCCCGACGGGACGATTGCGGCCCGCTACGACAAGATTCACATGTTCGATGTCGATCTCGCCAGCGGGGAAAGCTGGCGGGAATCGAACGCCTATGCGGCCGGTTCGCAGGTCGTAACGATCGAGCGTACCCCCGTCGGCAGGCTGGGCCTGTCGGTCTGCTACGATATCCGCTTTCCCGCGCTGTTCGAGGCGCTGGGCAGGGCAGGGTGCGATTGCCTTGCAATCCCGGCGGCTTTTACGGTCCCCACGGGCCGGGCGCACTGGCACGTGATGCAGCGCGCACGGGCGATCGAGGCGAGCGCTTTCGTGGTCGCGGCCGCGCAGGTCGGCGCGCATGAAGACGGGCGCGAGACCTACGGTCACAGCCTTGTCGTCGATCCCTGGGGCGAGGTGGTCCTAGACATGGGCGGTGCGGACTCCGGTCTGGGGTTCTGCGACGTCGACCTTGGCCGGATTGCCGAGGTACGCGCGCAGGTGCCGAGCCTTGCCAACAAGCGGGAAATCGCCAAATAG
- a CDS encoding DUF1178 family protein, with product MIVYDLSCSDGHRFEGWFGSSADYADQKEKGLLTCPECGSDAVDKAPMAPAVPAKGNTAAEPRKETAQMASGEMPAEVKAALETLAKAQAKALESSTWVGDKFAEKAREMHYGEADEAPIHGRATKDEAEDMMAEGIAVAPLLVPVAPPDELN from the coding sequence ATGATCGTCTACGACCTCTCCTGCAGCGACGGCCACCGCTTCGAAGGCTGGTTCGGCTCGTCCGCCGACTACGCCGACCAGAAGGAGAAGGGCCTGCTGACCTGCCCGGAATGCGGCAGCGACGCGGTGGACAAGGCTCCGATGGCTCCGGCTGTACCGGCCAAGGGCAACACGGCCGCCGAGCCGCGCAAGGAAACCGCGCAGATGGCCTCGGGCGAAATGCCGGCGGAGGTTAAGGCTGCGCTCGAAACTCTCGCCAAGGCGCAGGCAAAGGCGCTGGAAAGCAGCACCTGGGTGGGTGACAAGTTCGCCGAAAAGGCGCGCGAAATGCACTATGGCGAGGCCGATGAGGCGCCGATCCACGGCCGCGCCACCAAGGACGAGGCCGAGGACATGATGGCCGAGGGTATTGCCGTTGCGCCGCTGCTCGTGCCTGTCGCACCGCCCGACGAACTCAATTGA